One region of Miscanthus floridulus cultivar M001 chromosome 19, ASM1932011v1, whole genome shotgun sequence genomic DNA includes:
- the LOC136529520 gene encoding deSI-like protein At4g17486, with amino-acid sequence MGSSAGSTPTVRAARQQQQRGAGEAASASSPVFLNVYDVTPANGYARWLGLGVYHSGVQVHGVEYAYGAHDGASSGIFEVVPRRCPGYTFRESVLVGTTELSRAEVRALMSDLAAEFPGDAYNLVSRNCNHFCDAACRRLVAGRARIPRWVNRLAKIGVVFTCVIPGNGRAVVRGRGGGESCPSSAAAAVGSRSARQEASPAPPRTRTFFRSLSVGRRNNLTMPRPLSASPPPPPPPLPLADASSGSTT; translated from the exons ATGGGCTCCTCGGCGGGCTCCACCCCGACGGTGCGGGCagcgcggcagcagcagcagcgtggtGCGGGCgaggcggcgtcggcgtcgagcCCCGTCTTCCTCAACGTGTACGACGTCACCCCCGCCAACGGCTACGCCCGgtggctcggcctcggcgtctACCACTCCGGCGTGCAAG TTCACGGCGTGGAGTACGCGTACGGGGCGCACGACGGCGCGAGCAGCGGGATCTTCGAGGTGGTGCCGCGTCGGTGCCCCGGGTACACGTTCCGGGAGTCGGTGCTGGTGGGCACGACGGAGCTGAGCCGCGCCGAGGTGCGCGCGCTCATGTCCGACCTCGCCGCCGAGTTTCCAGGGGACGCCTACAACCTGGTGTCCCGCAACTGCAACCACTTCTGCGACGCCGCGTGCCGCCGCCTCGTCGCCGGCCGCGCACGCATCCCGCGCTGGGTCAACCGCCTCGCCAAGATCGGGGTCGTCTTCACCTGCGTCATCCCGGGCAACGGCCGCGCCGTCGTGCGCGGCCGCGGGGGCGGCGAGTCGTGCccatcctccgccgccgccgccgtcgggagCCGCTCCGCTCGCCAGGAGGCCTCGCCCGCGCCGCCAAGGACGAGGACGTTCTTCCGGTCCCTCTCCGTGGGCCGGCGGAACAACCTGACGATGCCCCGGCCACTGTCtgcctccccaccgccgccgccgccgccgctgccgctggcaGACGCCTCGTCGGGGTCCACCACGTAA